In one Pyxidicoccus xibeiensis genomic region, the following are encoded:
- a CDS encoding UDP-glucuronic acid decarboxylase family protein — protein MRGKRVVVLGGAGFVGSHLCERLLDDGAASVVAVDNLITGNEENLRTLTGRPGFEFIKADIVEGIPVKGPCDYVFNMASPASPIDYAELPLETLRVGSIGTENGLKLAEANKAVFLMASTSEVYGDPLVHPQREDYWGNVNPIGPRSVYDEAKRYAEAITAAYGRSRGVQVRIVRIFNTYGPRMRLKDGRVVPAFVGQALKGEDFTVFGDGSQTRSFCYVKDLVDGLVRLMLSDEPNPVNIGNPREMTIRQFAEAVRAAAGGGGKIIEKPLPKDDPKQRQPDITRARTLLGWEPKVSLEEGLKETIAWFREVAGRKPTA, from the coding sequence ATGCGTGGCAAGCGGGTCGTGGTGCTCGGCGGGGCGGGCTTCGTGGGGTCGCACCTGTGCGAGCGGCTGCTGGATGATGGCGCGGCGTCGGTGGTAGCGGTGGACAACCTCATCACGGGCAACGAGGAGAACCTGCGCACGCTCACCGGGCGCCCTGGCTTCGAGTTCATCAAGGCGGACATCGTCGAGGGCATCCCCGTGAAGGGCCCCTGCGACTATGTGTTCAACATGGCGTCGCCCGCGTCTCCCATCGACTACGCGGAGCTCCCGCTGGAGACGCTGCGCGTGGGCTCCATCGGCACGGAGAACGGGCTGAAGTTGGCGGAAGCGAACAAGGCCGTGTTCCTCATGGCCTCCACCTCCGAGGTGTACGGCGACCCGCTCGTCCACCCGCAGCGCGAGGACTACTGGGGCAATGTGAACCCCATCGGCCCGCGCTCGGTGTACGACGAGGCCAAGCGCTACGCGGAGGCGATCACGGCGGCCTACGGGCGCAGCCGGGGCGTGCAGGTGCGCATCGTCCGCATCTTCAACACCTACGGCCCGCGCATGCGCCTGAAGGACGGCCGCGTGGTGCCGGCCTTCGTGGGCCAGGCGCTCAAGGGCGAGGACTTCACCGTCTTCGGTGACGGCAGCCAGACGCGCTCGTTCTGCTACGTGAAGGACCTGGTGGACGGCCTGGTGCGGCTGATGCTGTCGGACGAGCCCAACCCGGTGAACATCGGCAACCCGCGGGAGATGACCATCCGCCAGTTCGCGGAGGCCGTGCGCGCGGCGGCCGGCGGGGGCGGGAAGATCATCGAGAAGCCGCTTCCCAAGGACGACCCCAAGCAGCGTCAGCCGGACATCACCCGCGCCCGGACGCTTCTGGGCTGGGAGCCGAAGGTGTCCCTGGAAGAGGGTCTGAAGGAGACCATTGCCTGGTTCCGGGAGGTTGCCGGTCGCAAGCCCACGGCATAG
- a CDS encoding NAD-dependent epimerase/dehydratase family protein, with protein MKVLVTGGAGFIGSHVCDEFLRSGHEVIALDDLSGGKRENLDPRVRLAVHDIRSREAAELIKSEKPQVLCHLAAQMDVRRSVDDPGFDADVNIRGMLNLLEAARVSGVKKVIFSSTGGAIYGEQDVFPAPESHPTRPVSPYGVSKAAGELYLGYYRAQYGLPYVALRYANVYGPRQNPHGEAGVVAIFSQRLIAGQGCTIFGEGKQTRDFVYGPDVARANRLAFEKDYVGAINIGTGVETDINRLYALLAEAAGSTAAVTHAPGKPGEQLRSCIDNALAKKVLGWEPTADIREGLRRTVAFFREKANAPARAHG; from the coding sequence GTGAAAGTCCTGGTGACGGGTGGCGCGGGCTTCATCGGCTCGCATGTGTGCGACGAGTTCCTGCGAAGCGGGCACGAGGTCATCGCCCTGGACGACCTGTCCGGCGGCAAGCGGGAGAACCTGGACCCGCGCGTCCGCCTGGCAGTGCACGACATCCGGAGCCGGGAGGCCGCGGAGCTCATCAAGTCCGAGAAGCCGCAGGTGCTCTGTCACCTGGCGGCGCAGATGGACGTGCGCCGCAGCGTGGATGACCCGGGGTTCGACGCGGACGTGAACATCCGCGGCATGCTCAACCTCCTGGAGGCCGCGCGTGTCTCCGGGGTGAAGAAGGTCATCTTCAGCTCCACCGGCGGCGCCATCTACGGCGAGCAGGACGTGTTTCCCGCGCCCGAGTCGCACCCGACGCGGCCGGTGTCCCCGTACGGCGTGTCCAAGGCGGCCGGCGAGCTGTACCTGGGCTACTACCGGGCCCAGTACGGCCTGCCGTACGTGGCCCTGCGGTACGCCAACGTGTACGGCCCCCGGCAGAACCCGCATGGCGAGGCTGGCGTGGTGGCCATCTTCAGCCAGCGGCTGATCGCCGGTCAGGGCTGCACCATCTTCGGCGAGGGCAAGCAGACGCGTGACTTCGTCTACGGCCCGGACGTGGCCCGCGCCAACCGGCTCGCCTTCGAGAAGGACTACGTGGGCGCCATCAACATCGGCACCGGCGTGGAGACGGACATCAACCGCCTGTACGCGCTGCTGGCCGAGGCCGCCGGCTCCACCGCCGCCGTCACCCACGCGCCGGGCAAGCCGGGCGAGCAGCTGCGCTCCTGCATCGACAACGCCCTGGCGAAGAAGGTGCTCGGGTGGGAGCCCACCGCGGACATCCGCGAGGGCCTGCGCCGCACCGTGGCCTTCTTCCGCGAGAAGGCCAACGCGCCGGCCCGCGCCCACGGCTGA
- the lepA gene encoding translation elongation factor 4, with translation MPAENAHIRNFCIIAHIDHGKSTLADRLLDKTGTLSKREAQAQFLDNMDIERERGITIKAQSVRMNYTAKDGQQYVLNLIDTPGHVDFAYEVSRSLAACEGALLVVDASQGVEAQTLANVYMALDHDLEIIPVINKIDLPSADVERTRAEIEDVIGIDASIAVPASAKEGIGIHDILESVVARVPPPSGSPDAPLKALIFDSWYDNYRGVVTLVRVLEGTLKLKQKIKLFSNNKVFEVQELGVFSPFSRPVQQLMAGEVGVLVANVKELQDAKVGDTVTEEARPTDAPFPGFKEVKPMVFSGIFPVDSAEYENLRDALAKLTLNDSAFTYEPESSTALGFGFRCGYLGLLHMEIVQERLEREYNLNLITTAPSVVYRITTSKGDVMLVDNPAKLPPTQNIEKFEEPLLTCHIHVPNDHLGAILKLCQDRRGVQKDIKYLGSSGQRVQVTYSMPLAEVVFDFFDKLKSVSRGYASLDYELSGYTESDLARLDILINGDPVDALSVIVHRERAYLRGREVCQKLKEVIPKQMYEVAIQAAIGGKIISRETISAMRKNVLAKCYGGDISRKRKLLEKQKEGKKRMKQVGTVEIPQEAFLAVLKSEQ, from the coding sequence ATGCCGGCTGAAAACGCGCACATCCGCAACTTCTGCATCATCGCCCATATCGACCATGGAAAGTCGACGCTGGCCGACCGCCTCCTCGACAAGACGGGGACGCTGAGCAAGCGCGAGGCGCAGGCCCAGTTCCTCGACAACATGGACATCGAGCGCGAACGGGGCATCACCATCAAGGCCCAGTCCGTGCGGATGAACTACACCGCGAAGGACGGCCAGCAGTACGTCCTCAACCTCATCGACACGCCGGGACACGTGGACTTCGCCTACGAGGTGAGCCGCAGCCTGGCCGCGTGCGAGGGCGCGCTGCTCGTGGTGGACGCGTCCCAGGGCGTGGAGGCCCAGACACTGGCCAACGTCTACATGGCGTTGGACCATGACCTGGAGATCATCCCGGTCATCAACAAGATCGACCTGCCCAGCGCGGACGTGGAGCGCACCCGGGCGGAGATTGAAGACGTCATCGGCATCGACGCCTCCATCGCCGTGCCCGCCTCCGCGAAGGAGGGCATCGGCATCCACGACATCCTCGAGTCCGTGGTGGCGCGCGTGCCGCCCCCGAGCGGCTCGCCGGACGCGCCCCTCAAGGCCCTCATCTTCGACTCCTGGTACGACAACTACCGGGGCGTGGTGACGCTGGTGCGCGTGCTGGAAGGCACCCTCAAGCTCAAGCAGAAGATCAAGCTGTTCAGCAACAACAAGGTCTTCGAGGTGCAGGAGCTGGGCGTGTTCAGCCCCTTCTCCCGCCCGGTGCAGCAGCTGATGGCCGGCGAGGTGGGCGTGCTCGTCGCCAACGTGAAGGAGCTGCAGGACGCCAAGGTGGGCGACACCGTCACCGAGGAGGCCCGCCCCACGGACGCGCCGTTCCCGGGCTTCAAGGAAGTGAAGCCCATGGTGTTCTCCGGCATCTTCCCGGTGGACTCCGCCGAGTACGAGAACCTGCGCGACGCGCTGGCCAAGCTGACGCTCAACGACTCCGCCTTCACGTACGAGCCCGAGTCCTCCACCGCGCTGGGCTTCGGCTTCCGCTGCGGCTACCTGGGCCTGCTCCACATGGAGATCGTCCAGGAGCGCCTGGAGCGCGAGTACAACCTCAACCTCATCACCACCGCGCCCAGCGTGGTGTACCGCATCACCACCAGCAAGGGTGACGTGATGCTGGTGGACAACCCGGCCAAGCTGCCGCCGACGCAGAACATCGAGAAGTTCGAGGAGCCCCTCCTCACCTGCCACATCCACGTCCCCAACGACCACCTGGGCGCCATCCTCAAGCTGTGCCAGGACCGGCGCGGGGTGCAGAAGGACATCAAGTACCTGGGCAGCAGCGGCCAGCGCGTGCAGGTGACGTACTCGATGCCGCTCGCCGAGGTGGTGTTCGACTTCTTCGACAAGCTCAAGAGCGTGTCGCGCGGGTACGCGAGCCTGGACTACGAGCTGTCCGGGTACACGGAGTCCGACCTGGCCCGCCTGGACATCCTCATCAACGGGGACCCGGTGGACGCGCTGAGCGTCATCGTGCACCGCGAGCGCGCCTACCTGCGGGGCCGCGAGGTGTGCCAGAAGCTGAAGGAGGTCATCCCGAAGCAGATGTACGAGGTGGCCATCCAGGCGGCGATTGGCGGGAAGATCATCTCGCGAGAGACCATCTCCGCCATGCGCAAGAACGTGCTCGCCAAGTGCTACGGTGGTGACATCAGCCGCAAGCGCAAGCTCCTGGAGAAGCAGAAGGAGGGCAAGAAGCGCATGAAGCAGGTGGGCACGGTGGAGATCCCGCAGGAAGCCTTCCTCGCGGTCCTCAAGTCGGAGCAGTAG
- the lepB gene encoding signal peptidase I, whose amino-acid sequence MNAVSPSATPPVKLAAAMAARRTPEQLRARRLLVWRELLTSLWAPLCIIGLAFVPYTVLIEFAPAAAAWAQPAMKGLGLLMVAYFVALLVWRNASPKEKALRALRHEANELLSENERILQKPQVRAKLGDPVPERIAEQALRVESASVEGNAERLREELKGLEALTAQHLGPFRKQSAADFIGGFGKALLIALVIRTFIVEPYRIPSGSMLPTLEIGDQVFVNKFIYGVRVPWANVVPFVIVRPPARGDVIVFNNPVDESKDYIKRVVGVPGDKVEIFEGVVHINGKPQKRDLVAADFTVHNITDDGRWYDQQEARFDEDLDGVKHAALQTLSRMPQHEGPYEVPADHVFVMGDNRDNSADSRHGLGYGYGKAEYVPYGHIKGKAMVVWLSLGYQGLLHGLFGGTGLRVDRFFEPVR is encoded by the coding sequence ATGAACGCGGTCAGCCCTTCAGCCACCCCTCCCGTGAAGCTCGCCGCGGCGATGGCCGCCCGCCGTACGCCGGAGCAGCTGCGCGCCCGGCGTCTGCTGGTGTGGCGGGAGCTGCTCACCAGCCTGTGGGCCCCGCTGTGCATCATCGGCCTGGCCTTCGTGCCCTACACCGTCCTCATCGAGTTCGCGCCCGCGGCGGCCGCCTGGGCCCAGCCGGCCATGAAGGGGCTGGGGCTGCTGATGGTGGCCTACTTCGTGGCGCTGCTCGTCTGGCGCAACGCCTCTCCGAAGGAGAAGGCGCTGCGGGCGCTGCGCCACGAGGCGAACGAGCTCCTGTCGGAGAACGAGCGCATCCTCCAGAAGCCGCAGGTGCGGGCGAAGCTGGGCGACCCCGTCCCCGAGCGCATCGCCGAGCAGGCGCTGCGCGTGGAGTCCGCGTCCGTGGAGGGCAACGCGGAGCGGCTGCGCGAGGAGCTGAAGGGGCTGGAGGCGCTGACGGCGCAGCACCTGGGGCCGTTCCGCAAGCAGTCCGCCGCGGACTTCATCGGCGGGTTCGGCAAGGCGCTGCTCATCGCCCTGGTCATCCGCACCTTCATCGTGGAGCCGTACCGGATTCCGTCCGGCTCCATGCTGCCCACGCTGGAGATTGGCGACCAGGTCTTCGTCAACAAGTTCATCTACGGCGTGCGCGTCCCCTGGGCCAACGTGGTGCCGTTCGTCATCGTCCGGCCGCCGGCGCGCGGGGACGTCATCGTCTTCAACAACCCGGTGGACGAGTCCAAGGACTACATCAAGCGCGTGGTGGGCGTGCCCGGCGACAAGGTGGAGATCTTCGAGGGCGTGGTCCACATCAACGGCAAGCCGCAGAAGCGCGACCTCGTCGCCGCCGACTTCACCGTCCACAACATCACCGACGACGGGCGCTGGTATGACCAGCAGGAAGCGCGCTTCGACGAGGACCTGGACGGGGTGAAGCACGCGGCGCTGCAGACGCTGTCGCGCATGCCCCAGCACGAGGGCCCCTACGAGGTGCCGGCGGACCACGTCTTCGTCATGGGCGACAACCGCGACAACAGCGCGGACAGCCGCCACGGCCTGGGCTACGGCTATGGCAAGGCGGAGTACGTGCCCTACGGCCACATCAAGGGAAAGGCCATGGTGGTGTGGCTGTCACTGGGCTACCAGGGCCTGCTGCACGGCCTGTTCGGCGGCACCGGCCTGCGGGTGGACCGCTTCTTCGAGCCGGTCCGCTGA
- a CDS encoding aspartate carbamoyltransferase catalytic subunit, whose translation MRHLLGIEGWRRDELESLLDRAQAHLPGKPDTTHVLRGRVVANLFFEDSTRTRTSFHMAAKGLGASVMNWTQTGSSVSKGETLLDTARNIEATGVAAIVMRHKSSGAPHLVAKHVRCAVINAGDGTHEHPSQALLDAFTLRQRWGSLDGRTVVIVGDILHSRVARSNLLCLKALGARVVMCGPPTLIPPGLEAMGAEVTHNLDAALPGADAVMCLRLQTERQSENFLPSTREFARLFGLNAAREERMKPEALVLHPGPINRGVEIAPAVADGARSVILEQVSNGVAVRRAILEVCAS comes from the coding sequence ATGAGACACCTCCTCGGAATCGAAGGCTGGCGCCGGGACGAGCTGGAGTCACTGCTCGACAGAGCCCAGGCGCACCTCCCCGGCAAGCCGGACACCACCCACGTCCTTCGGGGAAGGGTGGTAGCGAACCTCTTCTTCGAGGACTCCACCCGGACGCGCACCTCGTTCCACATGGCCGCCAAGGGCCTGGGCGCGAGCGTGATGAACTGGACCCAGACGGGCTCCTCCGTGTCCAAGGGCGAGACGCTCCTGGACACCGCGCGCAACATCGAGGCAACGGGCGTGGCGGCCATCGTCATGCGCCACAAGTCCTCCGGCGCCCCGCACCTGGTGGCGAAGCACGTGCGCTGCGCCGTCATCAACGCCGGCGACGGCACCCACGAGCACCCCTCCCAGGCCCTGCTGGACGCCTTCACGCTGCGCCAGCGCTGGGGCTCGCTGGACGGGCGCACGGTGGTCATCGTCGGCGACATCCTGCACAGCCGGGTGGCCCGTTCCAACCTCCTGTGCCTCAAGGCCCTGGGCGCCCGCGTCGTCATGTGCGGCCCGCCCACGCTGATTCCCCCGGGCCTGGAGGCGATGGGCGCGGAGGTGACGCACAACCTGGACGCGGCGCTGCCCGGGGCGGACGCGGTGATGTGCCTGCGCCTGCAGACCGAGCGGCAGAGCGAGAACTTCCTGCCCTCCACCCGCGAGTTCGCCCGGCTGTTCGGCCTCAACGCGGCCCGCGAGGAGCGGATGAAGCCGGAGGCGCTGGTCCTGCACCCCGGCCCCATCAACCGCGGCGTGGAGATTGCCCCGGCGGTGGCGGACGGGGCTCGCAGCGTCATCCTGGAGCAGGTGTCCAACGGCGTGGCCGTGCGGCGGGCCATCCTGGAGGTGTGCGCGTCATGA
- a CDS encoding dihydroorotase yields MSSTVLFRRGRVIDPRNGVDGVRDVLVRDGKVVEVSEALLPVPSSAEVVDATGKWVLPGFIDLHVHLREPGEEGKETVLTGCRAAVAGGFTAVVAMPNTKVVNDSGMVTELVLSRARAANLCHVYPAGAITKGLKGEELAEMGELVSAGCVAITDDGRPVMNAALMRRALQYSTQFDVPIMVHEEDLTLSSGGAMHEGPTSTRLGLRGIPASAEVAMVARDLVLLEETRARLHLAHVSCEGSVRLIREAKRRGLRVTSEVTPHHLILDDRAVGDYDTHAKMAPPLRSDRDVEALREAVADGTVEAIATDHAPHGVLDKLVEFEKGINGIVGLETALGLTLELVHAGVLTAKRAVELLTHGPAKAFGLPGGHLAPGAPADVTVVDPQEEWTVDAHRFYSRSRNTPFHGRKQKGRVVQTWVGGRKVFENGQVGQKESR; encoded by the coding sequence ATGAGCTCCACGGTGCTCTTCCGGAGGGGGCGGGTCATCGACCCGCGCAACGGGGTGGACGGCGTCCGCGACGTGCTGGTGCGCGACGGCAAGGTGGTGGAGGTGTCCGAGGCCCTGCTGCCCGTGCCCTCCAGCGCCGAGGTGGTGGACGCCACCGGCAAGTGGGTGCTGCCGGGCTTCATCGACCTGCACGTGCACCTGCGCGAGCCGGGCGAGGAGGGGAAGGAGACCGTCCTCACCGGCTGCCGCGCCGCGGTGGCCGGCGGCTTCACCGCCGTGGTGGCCATGCCCAACACCAAGGTGGTCAACGACAGCGGCATGGTGACGGAGCTGGTGCTGTCGCGCGCCCGCGCCGCCAACCTCTGCCACGTGTACCCCGCCGGGGCGATTACCAAGGGCCTCAAGGGCGAGGAGCTGGCGGAGATGGGCGAGCTGGTGTCCGCCGGCTGCGTGGCCATCACCGACGACGGCCGCCCGGTGATGAACGCGGCGCTGATGCGCCGGGCGCTCCAGTACTCCACCCAGTTCGACGTCCCCATCATGGTGCACGAGGAGGACCTGACGTTGTCCTCCGGCGGCGCCATGCACGAGGGCCCCACCTCCACGCGCCTGGGGCTGCGCGGCATCCCCGCCTCGGCGGAGGTGGCCATGGTGGCCCGCGATCTGGTGCTGCTGGAGGAGACGCGCGCCCGGCTGCACCTGGCCCACGTGTCCTGCGAGGGCAGCGTGCGCCTCATCCGCGAGGCCAAGCGCCGGGGGCTGCGGGTGACGTCGGAAGTGACGCCGCACCACCTCATCCTGGATGACCGGGCGGTGGGGGACTACGACACCCACGCGAAGATGGCGCCGCCCCTGCGCTCGGACCGGGACGTGGAGGCGCTGCGCGAGGCGGTGGCGGACGGCACGGTGGAGGCCATTGCCACGGACCACGCGCCCCACGGCGTGCTGGACAAGCTGGTGGAGTTCGAGAAGGGCATCAACGGCATCGTCGGGCTGGAGACGGCCCTGGGGCTGACGCTGGAGCTGGTCCACGCGGGCGTGCTGACGGCGAAGCGGGCCGTGGAGCTGCTGACGCACGGGCCGGCCAAGGCGTTCGGCCTGCCGGGCGGTCACCTGGCCCCCGGGGCCCCGGCGGACGTCACGGTGGTGGACCCGCAGGAGGAGTGGACGGTGGACGCCCACCGGTTCTATTCCCGCAGCCGGAATACCCCCTTCCACGGCAGGAAGCAGAAGGGGCGCGTGGTGCAGACGTGGGTCGGTGGCCGCAAGGTGTTCGAGAATGGCCAGGTCGGCCAGAAGGAGTCGCGGTGA
- the carA gene encoding glutamine-hydrolyzing carbamoyl-phosphate synthase small subunit → MTKRAVLALADGTTFEGRAFGAVGETVGEVVFNTSMFGYQEVLTDPSYVGQIVTMAYPEMGNVGATPQDEEGSRVHAVGMVVRALTEQPSNWRAKETLDAYLKRNGVAGIEGLDTRRLVRHLRTHGAQMGVISSEGLSAPALVERARTARGMEGLDLATGVSTKEPYTFTEPSPDVFTGVAEPLEKTGHRFDVVAYDYGLKKSMLHFLVDAGCRVTVVPSHTTADEVLARKPHGVFLANGPGDPAAVKGADRTVAALLGKVPVFGICLGHQIMALALGGRTYKMKFGHRGANQPVKDLTTGKVEITAQNHGFAVDDASLKGKAVVTHINLNDGTVEGLAVPDARAFSVQYHPEASPGPHDARYLFGRFAKLMAE, encoded by the coding sequence ATGACGAAGCGGGCAGTGCTCGCCCTGGCGGATGGCACCACCTTCGAGGGCCGGGCCTTTGGCGCGGTCGGCGAGACGGTGGGCGAGGTGGTCTTCAACACGTCCATGTTCGGCTACCAGGAGGTCCTGACGGATCCCTCGTACGTCGGGCAGATCGTCACCATGGCGTACCCGGAGATGGGCAACGTCGGAGCCACCCCGCAGGACGAGGAGGGCTCCCGGGTCCACGCGGTGGGCATGGTGGTGCGCGCCCTGACCGAGCAGCCGTCCAACTGGCGCGCCAAGGAGACGCTGGACGCGTACCTCAAGCGCAACGGCGTCGCCGGCATCGAGGGCCTGGACACCCGCCGCCTGGTGCGCCACCTGCGCACCCACGGCGCGCAGATGGGCGTCATCTCCAGCGAGGGCCTGTCCGCCCCGGCCCTGGTGGAGCGCGCCCGCACCGCGCGCGGCATGGAGGGCCTGGACCTGGCCACCGGCGTCTCCACCAAGGAGCCGTACACCTTCACCGAGCCGTCGCCGGACGTGTTCACCGGCGTGGCCGAGCCGCTGGAGAAGACGGGCCACCGCTTCGACGTCGTCGCCTATGACTACGGCCTGAAGAAGTCGATGCTCCACTTCCTGGTGGACGCGGGCTGCCGGGTGACGGTGGTGCCCTCGCACACCACGGCAGACGAGGTGCTGGCGCGCAAGCCGCACGGCGTCTTCCTGGCCAACGGTCCCGGGGACCCGGCGGCGGTGAAGGGCGCGGACCGCACCGTGGCGGCGCTGCTGGGCAAGGTGCCCGTGTTCGGTATCTGCCTGGGCCACCAGATCATGGCCCTGGCCCTGGGCGGCCGGACGTACAAGATGAAGTTCGGCCACCGCGGCGCCAACCAGCCGGTGAAGGACCTGACGACGGGCAAGGTGGAGATCACCGCGCAGAACCACGGCTTCGCCGTGGACGACGCCAGCCTCAAGGGCAAGGCCGTCGTCACCCACATCAACCTCAATGACGGTACGGTGGAGGGCCTGGCCGTCCCGGACGCGCGGGCCTTCAGCGTGCAGTACCACCCCGAGGCCTCGCCGGGCCCGCATGACGCGCGCTATCTCTTCGGCAGGTTCGCGAAGCTGATGGCGGAGTAG
- the pyk gene encoding pyruvate kinase, translating into MRKAKIICTLGPASDSPEILEGLIRAGMNVARLNFSHGTPDEHRRRVDTLRKLAKRLGTPVAILQDVQGPKIRLGKFEGGQLTVKAGQKVTVTTRAVMGQGSIIPTPIKSLVKDVSRGHDILLDDGRVRLRVLKVNGQDVTCEVEIGGVLKDKKGLNLPGSPMSVPTITRKDIVDLAFGQELGVDYVALSFVRSAADIHKAREHVKKLKTPLIAKIEKPQAVDDLESIANAADGIMVARGDLGVEMPLEQLPAIQKRMVRVVNRMGGLVIVATEMLESMVANPRPTRAEVSDVANAILDGADAVMLSGETAAGRHPIEAAATMARIVEETERGVTRHQHHSPFERSEDLGTGVAAAAVAAATQLNIGTIVAYTESGHTARLISEFRPNARIVALTPKADTVNRMALYWGVSGYQVARVNNTDAMLRQVRKLCQTAGICKVGTPVVVVAGVPLNVPGNTNLMSIHRI; encoded by the coding sequence ATGCGCAAGGCGAAGATCATCTGCACCCTGGGACCGGCGTCCGACTCACCTGAGATCCTCGAGGGCCTCATCCGCGCGGGGATGAACGTGGCGCGGCTCAACTTCTCCCACGGTACGCCCGACGAGCACCGCAGGCGGGTGGACACCCTGCGCAAGCTGGCGAAGCGCCTGGGCACTCCGGTGGCCATCCTCCAGGACGTCCAGGGCCCGAAGATCCGCCTGGGCAAGTTCGAAGGCGGGCAGCTCACCGTGAAGGCCGGCCAGAAGGTGACGGTGACGACGCGCGCGGTCATGGGCCAGGGCTCCATCATCCCCACGCCCATCAAGTCGCTGGTGAAGGACGTGTCGCGCGGGCACGACATCCTCCTGGACGACGGCCGGGTGCGCCTGCGGGTGCTGAAGGTGAACGGCCAGGACGTCACCTGCGAGGTGGAGATTGGCGGGGTGCTGAAGGACAAGAAGGGGCTGAACCTGCCGGGCTCGCCCATGTCCGTGCCCACCATCACCCGCAAGGACATCGTGGACCTGGCCTTCGGCCAGGAGCTGGGCGTGGACTACGTGGCGCTGTCCTTCGTGCGCTCCGCGGCCGACATCCACAAGGCGCGCGAGCACGTGAAGAAGCTCAAGACGCCCCTCATCGCCAAGATCGAGAAGCCCCAGGCGGTGGACGACCTGGAGTCCATCGCGAACGCGGCGGATGGCATCATGGTGGCGCGTGGCGACCTGGGAGTGGAGATGCCGCTGGAGCAGCTCCCGGCCATCCAGAAGCGCATGGTGCGCGTGGTGAACCGGATGGGCGGCCTGGTCATCGTCGCCACGGAGATGCTGGAGAGCATGGTGGCCAACCCGCGCCCCACGCGCGCCGAGGTATCGGACGTGGCCAACGCGATTCTCGACGGCGCGGACGCGGTGATGCTGTCGGGCGAGACGGCCGCGGGGCGCCACCCCATTGAAGCGGCGGCCACCATGGCGCGCATCGTGGAGGAGACGGAGCGCGGCGTGACGCGGCACCAGCACCACTCCCCCTTCGAGCGCTCGGAGGACCTGGGCACCGGCGTGGCGGCGGCGGCGGTGGCGGCGGCCACGCAGCTCAACATCGGCACCATCGTCGCGTACACGGAGAGCGGCCACACCGCGCGCCTCATCTCCGAGTTCCGGCCCAATGCCCGCATCGTCGCCCTGACGCCGAAGGCGGACACGGTGAACCGGATGGCGCTCTACTGGGGCGTGTCGGGCTACCAGGTGGCCCGGGTGAACAACACGGACGCCATGCTCCGGCAGGTGCGCAAGCTCTGCCAGACGGCGGGCATCTGCAAGGTGGGCACGCCCGTGGTGGTGGTGGCCGGCGTGCCGCTCAACGTGCCGGGCAACACCAACCTCATGAGCATCCACCGCATCTGA
- a CDS encoding bifunctional nuclease family protein, translated as MKTPNRAALFVAPLSAVFLALGGLLLLPAFGPSSGAIAASAVTPAVGQPCITAKGDDPKACAELVELEVQDVVPLVEAQTHAVVLTTKDRAIVLPVFVDEASAVSIAFRLADRDPPQPLAQDLLDDVVKQLGGKVTEVRIDDLRDNVYSGRVFLEQGKRKMTLDARPSDSIAMALTSHARIRVTRKVLTIAGISRDEIEGLQKDGPGVGGSGKGGMLEEDGTPLPLPGMPGAPDTGEPPIQMDTEGLPPGHPLPAPPKGTGKEIEL; from the coding sequence GTGAAAACGCCCAACCGCGCCGCCCTCTTCGTCGCCCCCTTGTCGGCTGTGTTCCTGGCGCTGGGAGGGCTGCTGCTCCTACCCGCGTTCGGGCCTTCATCCGGAGCCATCGCCGCCTCCGCCGTGACACCGGCGGTCGGTCAACCCTGCATCACCGCCAAGGGTGACGACCCCAAGGCCTGCGCCGAGCTCGTGGAGCTCGAGGTGCAGGACGTCGTCCCCCTGGTCGAAGCGCAGACGCACGCCGTCGTGCTCACCACCAAGGACCGCGCCATCGTCCTGCCCGTCTTCGTGGACGAGGCCTCGGCCGTCTCCATCGCCTTCCGGCTGGCCGACCGCGACCCGCCTCAGCCGCTCGCCCAGGACCTGCTGGACGACGTGGTGAAGCAGCTGGGCGGCAAGGTCACCGAGGTCCGCATCGACGACCTGCGCGACAACGTCTACTCCGGCCGCGTCTTCCTGGAGCAGGGCAAGCGCAAGATGACGCTGGACGCGCGCCCCTCGGACTCCATCGCCATGGCGCTCACCAGCCACGCGCGCATCCGCGTCACCCGCAAGGTGCTGACGATTGCCGGCATCAGCCGCGACGAAATCGAGGGCCTGCAGAAGGACGGCCCCGGCGTGGGCGGCAGCGGCAAGGGTGGCATGCTGGAGGAGGATGGCACTCCCCTGCCCCTGCCTGGCATGCCCGGTGCGCCGGACACGGGCGAGCCCCCCATCCAGATGGACACCGAGGGCCTGCCGCCCGGGCACCCGCTGCCCGCCCCGCCCAAGGGCACCGGCAAGGAGATCGAGCTGTAG